The Pseudoxanthobacter soli DSM 19599 sequence GTCGATGACCTGCTCTGGCCAGTACAGGCCGGCACGGAAGGCGAACTCGTCATCGGCGGGCCCGGCGTTGGCGGGGGCTATGTCGGCCGGCCGGACCTAACCGCCGACAAGTTCGTCACCGCGCCCTTCAAGGCACCGGACGGCGCACGGCCGGTCGTCTATCGCTCGGGCGATCTCGTCCGGCTCGATGCCGCCGGAGAGATCGAATATATCGGCCGTATCGACACGCAGGTGAAAATCCGCGGATTTCGCGTCGAACTTGCGGAGATCGAGGCGGTCATCGCCGAGGAGCTGGGTGTCGCGCAGGCCGTGGTCCATCTCTTCCGCGACGACGACAGTGCGGAGTTCCTGGCGGCGTTCGTGGTGGCGCGGGCAGGGACGGCCGTCGATCTCGACGCCGTGCGGACCCGCGTGCGCGACCGCCTGCCGAACTACATGCGGCCCGCCGCCTATCAGCAACTCGATGCGCTGCCGACATTGGCCGCATCCGGCAAGGTCGACCGCAAGGCGCTGCAGCGGCCTGCTGCCGCTCCGGCAAGCGAGACCGACATCGTGCCGCCTTCCGGCCCGGTCGAGACCGAGCTCCAGCGCATCTGGGCGGCGACCTTTGCGCCGCGTCAGGTTTCCGTGCTCGACGACCTGTTCGAGGACCTCGGCGGCCATTCCCTGAAGGCCGCGCGCCTTGTGTCGGCGATCCGCAAGTCGCCCGGCTTCGAGGGCGTCTCCATCCAGGACCTCTACGCAGCGCCCTCCATCCGCAAGCTTGCGGCGCGTCTCGGTGGCGCCGTCTCCGCCGCGCGTGTCGACGAGACGAGCTTCCACCGCATTGCCGAGTGGAAGCGCTGGCTGTGCGTGGCGGCGCAGACCGTCGCGCTGCTGCCGATCTACACGGTGGCTGGGCTGCAGTGGTTCTTCCCCTATCTCGCCTATACCCATCTGGCGGGAGACATGGACCGGGTGCCGGCGCTGCTTCTCAGCGGCCTCAGCTTCATCTTCATCCCGCCGCTGGCGATGGTGATGTCCATCGTGGTGAAGTGGGTGGTCATCGGCCGCTTCAAGGCCGGCAGCTATCCCCTTTGGGGTGCTTATTATTTCCGCTGGTGGCTTGTCCGGCGCCTCTCCGAGGTGATCGCGACACCCTATCTGGCGGGAACGCCGATGATGCGGCTCTATTGCCGCCTGCTCGGCGCGCGGGTGGGCAAGAGGGCGTTCATCGGCCGCGTCGAGGTCGATGCCGCCGATCTCCTGACCATCAGCGACGATGCCATCGTCAGCGACTATGCCTTGCCGGCGACGAGCTCGGTGTCGCGCGGCCAACTTCATCTCGGCCCGGTCGAAATCGGCCCTCGGGCGTTCGTTGGCTCCATGGCGGTGGTCGGCCGCAACAGCCGGGTCGGGCAGGGCGCGGTGCTGGAGGATCTCTCCTCGCTCGCCATCGGCGCTGATATTCCCGACCGCGAGATCTGGAGCGGGTCGCCCGCACAGTCGACCGGCCGGATCGCCACGCCGGCCGAGGCGATGGAAAGTTCGTTGCCGCAGCGCATCCTCTCCACCGCCGTGCTCTGGATCGCGGCGCTTCTCTTGCCGATCGTCGCCGTGCTGCCGATCGCGCCCGGCCTGCTGATGATGATCGAGGTGGACTGGCAGACGGAGAGCTATCTCTATCTGTTGATCTCGCCGCTTCTCGCCGCGACCTATGTGCCGCTGATGTGCGCGCTGACCGTTGCCGTCAAGCGCTGCGTCATGGGGCGCGTCGAGCCCGGCCGGTACGGCATTCACTCTTGGTTCTACGTGCGCTTCTGGTTCGTGCAGCAGGTCAACGATCTTGCCCTGCGGCTGCTGCACCCGATCTACGCCACGCTCTATGTCGTGCCGTGGTACCGCGCGCTCGGCGTGAAAGTCGGCCGTCGTGCCGAGATCTCCACCGCGGCGGCGATCATCCCCGATCTCGTCGAGATCGGGCCGGAGAGCTTCATCGCCGACGCGGTGCTGTTCGGCGCCGCCAAGGCGGAGCCGGGCGCCATCCGTCTGGAACACACGAGGATCGGGCGCCGCAGCTTCATCGGCAACAGCGCGCTGCTGCCGACCGGGGCCACGATCGGCGACGAGGTGCTGATCGGCGTGCTGTCGAAACCGCCGGAAGACGGCGGGGCGGAAACGCCGAACGGCACCTGGTTCGGCTCGCCGCCGATCTCCCTGCCGGTCCGTCAGACCGTTGGCATGTTCGATGAAGGCGCGCGCTTCAATCCCTCACGCAAGCTCGTCGCGACGCGACTGGCGATCGAGGCCGTCCGCGTGGTGCTGTCGCTGACGATCTTCCTCGCGCTGTTCAGCCTGCTCCTGTCGGTCGTCGGCGACCTCGACGATCTCTCCGACGACGGCACGCTGGTCGCCTTCGCGTTCCCGTTCCTCTATTTCGGCTTCGCGCTGTGCTGCGGTCTGTCGGTGGTGGCGCTCAAGTGGCTCGTCATGGGCCGCTACAAGCCGACCACACAGCCGCTCTGGAGCACGTTCGTGTGGCGGACGGAACTCGTCACGTCGACCTACGAGAACCTCGCCGTTCCCAACCTGCTGCAGCCGTTGCAGGGCACGCCGTGGCTGCCGCTCTATCTGCGGCTGATGGGCTGCCGGATCGGCAAGCGCTGCTATATCGACACGACCGACATCACCGAGTTCGATCTGGTCGATATCGGCGACGACGTGGCGCTCAACGACCTCGCGGGTCTCCAGACCCATCTGTTCGAGGACCGCGTCATGAAGGTGAGCCGCGTGACCGTGCGCGACCGCGCGACCATCGGCTCCTATGCCATCGTTCTCTACGATGCCGAGATCGGCAAGGACGCGCAGCTCGGCGACCTTTCCGTCATCATGAAAGGTGAGGTGCTGCCGGACGGGACCGCATGGGAAGGATCGCCGGCGCGCCTGTCGCACAATGCCGTGTAGCGCCACGCGGATTCTCCGCGTGTGCTTCGAGCGACGCTGCAGCCGCCAGACCGGCGGATGCAGCGCCCCGCCATTTCCCGGTCCGGCTGGGAACGGGCGCCGCCAACATGGACCGGCCCGCCGTCGCGGTCGTCCCCGTCCTGCGCAGTATGTTCCATAACCTGTGTTATCGGACTCAACTTCGTCCAGCGGCGAAACCGGAGAGCCGTGATCCGGCGCGCCGAGCCCGTGGAGCCGGTCCTGTGCATCCCGGCCGCTCTGCCGTCCGATGCCGCATCGCCCGTTTGCAAGGTGGGCGCCACGCAAGGTAGGCGCCGCGATAGTCACGGATACCGGCCTCGCCGCTGTTCTGCCGGCCGGGCCGGTATCGTTCCGGCCCGCTTTCCGCGGATGGCATGCGGACGCGCCCAGCCTGTCGACGCGACGGCCCGCCGACGGGTTCGGTCAGTTCGCAAGCCGCGCCAGCTGCTCGCTAACGCGTCGGCGCTGTTCGAGGCGCGGACCGAGGAAGTTGCCGAGGGCATCAAGGCTCGCCGCGAACACGAGCGCCAGGCCGCTCGCCACGAGCTGCACGAACGGCGGCACCGCCAGCAGGACGAGGCCGTTGTCGAGCACGCCAAGGAACACCCAGGCCGTCAGCACGCCGAAGATGCGCCCTCGCCCGCCGGCGAATGCGACGCCACCGAGAAGCACGATGGTGAGCGCCTGCAATTCCATCATCAGCCCGAGCGAACCTGGCGATGCGCCGTCGAGGCGCGCGACGAGCAATACGCCGGCCAGTCCCGCCGCCGTGCCGGTCGCGACATAGAGCCCGAGCACCACCGGCCGGACAGGAAGCGCGGCCAGGAATGCCGCCTGCGGATTGACGCCGATGGCGAACACGTAGCGCCCCCAGACCGTCATCGACAGGAATCCGGCGGAGAGCAGGAACACCGCACCGACAACCCACAGCAGCACGGGAATGCCG is a genomic window containing:
- a CDS encoding Pls/PosA family non-ribosomal peptide synthetase — its product is MRLAVASAAEAVIAPLPPAEAVFDGRPYARDELLHEIFDSSCEENSSRTALRMLGGDPDDIRRATLTYEELRERSLRFAWQLRSMGVQRGDRVVICLPRGLDQYMAILGTLWAGACYVPVDWGYPQDRIDFIVADSGAVLVVTHEERAGAMAVRVLPVDATLGDLAAHRPDPIGRAVTGCTPDDLAYIIYTSGTTGRPKGVMITHRNICHLIRSESAILAVTAEDKVFGGFSLAFDMSIETMWSAFLVGAELLVASETLAKAGPDIAVPLAEARATVWHVVPSLLTLVEEAMPTLRLLNLGGEACPPDLVERWARPGLRMLNTYGPTETTVTATWTELQRGRRVTIGKPLPGYTAWIVDDLLWPVQAGTEGELVIGGPGVGGGYVGRPDLTADKFVTAPFKAPDGARPVVYRSGDLVRLDAAGEIEYIGRIDTQVKIRGFRVELAEIEAVIAEELGVAQAVVHLFRDDDSAEFLAAFVVARAGTAVDLDAVRTRVRDRLPNYMRPAAYQQLDALPTLAASGKVDRKALQRPAAAPASETDIVPPSGPVETELQRIWAATFAPRQVSVLDDLFEDLGGHSLKAARLVSAIRKSPGFEGVSIQDLYAAPSIRKLAARLGGAVSAARVDETSFHRIAEWKRWLCVAAQTVALLPIYTVAGLQWFFPYLAYTHLAGDMDRVPALLLSGLSFIFIPPLAMVMSIVVKWVVIGRFKAGSYPLWGAYYFRWWLVRRLSEVIATPYLAGTPMMRLYCRLLGARVGKRAFIGRVEVDAADLLTISDDAIVSDYALPATSSVSRGQLHLGPVEIGPRAFVGSMAVVGRNSRVGQGAVLEDLSSLAIGADIPDREIWSGSPAQSTGRIATPAEAMESSLPQRILSTAVLWIAALLLPIVAVLPIAPGLLMMIEVDWQTESYLYLLISPLLAATYVPLMCALTVAVKRCVMGRVEPGRYGIHSWFYVRFWFVQQVNDLALRLLHPIYATLYVVPWYRALGVKVGRRAEISTAAAIIPDLVEIGPESFIADAVLFGAAKAEPGAIRLEHTRIGRRSFIGNSALLPTGATIGDEVLIGVLSKPPEDGGAETPNGTWFGSPPISLPVRQTVGMFDEGARFNPSRKLVATRLAIEAVRVVLSLTIFLALFSLLLSVVGDLDDLSDDGTLVAFAFPFLYFGFALCCGLSVVALKWLVMGRYKPTTQPLWSTFVWRTELVTSTYENLAVPNLLQPLQGTPWLPLYLRLMGCRIGKRCYIDTTDITEFDLVDIGDDVALNDLAGLQTHLFEDRVMKVSRVTVRDRATIGSYAIVLYDAEIGKDAQLGDLSVIMKGEVLPDGTAWEGSPARLSHNAV
- a CDS encoding ABC transporter permease is translated as MSTETATALPSSRARRGPPVELVVNNILLLALLLLITYFSLESSVFLTISNFKVILTNYAAIGVVAAVMALLVIAGQVDMSVGSNIGFSGMITAIAMTSWGMPAGAGVLIGVGTGALVGLVNGILCAYLRFSPIIVTLGMLSVLRGATLLTNSIEVAGLGDTFFWIGNGNLLGIPVLLWVVGAVFLLSAGFLSMTVWGRYVFAIGVNPQAAFLAALPVRPVVLGLYVATGTAAGLAGVLLVARLDGASPGSLGLMMELQALTIVLLGGVAFAGGRGRIFGVLTAWVFLGVLDNGLVLLAVPPFVQLVASGLALVFAASLDALGNFLGPRLEQRRRVSEQLARLAN